The Osmerus eperlanus chromosome 9, fOsmEpe2.1, whole genome shotgun sequence genomic sequence CACCTGCTTTGTTATCAAACGCTGGAACAAAGACGTACCTGActataggtgcgttcgacttcatgcagcgccggcgtcacctgcagccgcctgcagcccggctgacttgaagcggCCAACGGCATTCTCAAcgtcaaggcagccggctgcagccgtctgtcggcgccgccggtgctgcatgaagtcgaacacaccttaTGTAACTTACCTGTGACCACGTGGCACGTATCCACGCCCTTGtgtcgttttttttgtttttgtttgttttattttgttctatttgtttgttttattttaattataGTGCTAATAATAACTATTATATGAGAAGTTAGTGGTGTATGGAAAAGTAGGctaaagaaaataaatacatttagaaTATGGTTtgtaaatataatataaatatttaaaatATGTCTAGCGTCACATTTAAGCGTTTTTAATTATGGGGTGAGTTATGGTGGAAAACAGATACTTTATGGTGAAATCTCGAAATCTCCGCCCCAAACTCATACGTCACGGACAGGATCTCCACTACGgggctgttgttgttttgggaACCTTCGCAACGGATCCACCGGTAGCAATGGAGATCGTAAATCACAGCAGCTAGCCAGCGAGCTGACTACTCTTAGTTGAATACAAAGCGATTAGATATGATCTAGCTTAGATAGCAAATGTGTGATGTTTGCATATTGCGATTAGCTGTATCCATCAGTTTTGACAACTTGATACAGTAGCTACAGTAGTGTACTCTAAAATAGTAGTAGCTAGATAGGCTACAGTAGCTGACTAGCTAGCACCAGTAGTACTCACTGCAGTATCTTGCTAATCTGGTCGAGGTTACCTAGCCAGAGAGCTGGCTGGCTTGTTATTAGCCGCCACTGAGACCGTTAATTTACAGCTATCTTGTAAATCCAGAAAGAAAATCCTTGTTTGGGTTCTTTGTACGCAGAATGAGTGTCGAACCAGCGTTCAAGAATGCCAGCAGGTGAGTGCACACAGCTCCTTAATGCTGTGATTTAATGATAAAGAACTGTAGCAACTGTTACTAGTAGCTAAAAACAACATACTAAAAACACTTTGGCTAGCTCTTCACGGCATGCCTCATTGTTCTATGTCCAACTTTGCTCCATGTATTGGAGACTGTCTATGTCCTTCCAACAGGTGAGAGTGAAGCCCGGGCGAAGACCAGGGCCAGGTTTGATGAGGTATTTAAGAAATACACTGACCTACCGTCCGAGAGGAAAAAGGTGAAGAAAAGGAACCCTCAGCCTCCAGAGAGCATCGTGGTGAGTCAAAACAAGATGGTGGCTTTGCCCTAACTCTATATTGAGCATCTTCAATGCATTAGGCCTATAGTCTTGTTTACAGTTAACCATTACACACCCTGCCCCATCCACCACAGCTCCAAACCTTGAGAAAAGACCTTGACcttgagaaagacacagaggacAATGAGACCATCCTCCAGAATACGTACCACCCTGACCAGGGGAGCGCACGCTTCACCAAGAACAagcgcagggagagggaggtggtggagaaggtCAACCTGAACAACAACGGGAACCAGGAGGATGCTCAGCCTCCCAAGGGCAAGAGGAAGAGCCGAAGAGAGCTTCCTCCACTCCCTCGGTCCCCTGAAGACACCTCCAGTCACATCATCCGCATAGACCAGGACGACCTTGCTACGAACGCCAAGGGCTCCGAGGCCAAGCCTTGTGTGGAGGCCGACGATGTGGAAAAGGGACCGAAGAGGAAGAGCAATAAAGGGAGAAGGAAAGCGGATGAGGAAGTCGCCGCGGAGAGCCGGGAGGTGGAGGCAGCGGATGAGCTGATCCAGGAGTACCAGCAGCAGATagcgcaggaggaggagagggccgtGGGGAAAAGCAGGAAGTCCATCCCGGCCTCTCAGGGAGTGGCGCTGAACAACGAAGtcgggaagaagaagaagaagaaactgaGGCCGTTGGATACCGAGAGGGACGCGAGGTTCGTTCACTCAGACGAGGAACTAGGACTTTGAATAACATGCGAGATGATTGGAAAGATGGAGTCAGCGTAGAGGGACTTTGCTTTGCTAACGATTGGCTTTTCTCACCTGTGCAGTGCGGCGTCAGATTTGCAGCATAGCCAGGCGGACGAGGCAACAGAGCTGAGGACCTCTGTGGAAAAGACCTCCAACACCAGGAGCCAAGATGAAGACAGGGAGACAAACCCCAAAGCTGACTCAATACTGACACAATCCAAagggaaaaagaagaagaagaaaaagcaaGGTGGTTGAAAGTAAATTTGAACTTGTATCTTCCCCCCAAGTGTTTTTTCTCCCCCAAATGAGAGTGACTGTTTGTTTTCTGGTCCTAGTGGTGAGAGAAGAAAGCGATACAGAGGTTGAAGTACCCAGAGGCTCTGCCTTTGATGACAGCTTGGTACTGGGCATCTACATCCACCGTGCAGACAGGCTGAAGACCTCCCTGCTGGTGTCACACCCAATGGTTAAGATCCACGTCATCGATGAGATCACTGGACAGTATGTGAAAAAGGAAGACAGGTGAGAATGTTGTCCTACCTGTAGAAGTCTCGGTGTCGAGCTGTCGAGGtaatgcttttattttgaaatgtttaccCCTCGTATTTCTTTCAGTCATCGTCCGGTCTCCTCATTCTATGAGCAGGAAAACGTAGACCATATTCTTCCTATCATGACCCAGCCCTTTGACTTCAAGAAGAACAAGTCGACTATTCCAGAATGGGAGGAGCAGATCGTCTTCAACGAACGCTTTGGCTATTTCCTTCAGAATGATGACGAAAGCCCTAGAGTTATGCTGTTCTTCGAGGTAGGAAAGATTCATTTAAACTGCATGTTATGACGTTCTTTGCATAGACAGTTCCAATTGCATTCAATGAAATGAAACCCATGTGTTATTAATATGACATAGGTCCTGGACTTCTTGACCATGGAGGAAGCCAGAGCCAATGTTGATGTTGACAAACATGAACAGGGATTTAGAAAAATTGCATGGGCTTTTCTAAAGGTTGGTATCAGAAAATAACCCTGCATGTGACTTATCGGTTAGTAAGTAATAAATCTAATAATTAAGTTATAtatcaaatacaaaataaaaatatattatattGTCACATTGACTTGTAACATATTTTCCTATGTGCAGCTCGTGGGTACCAACGGGGTCCTGAACATCGACAGCAAACTGCGCCTCCAGCTCTACTGCCCCCCTCCCCGGGCTAGAAGACAGCCCCAGACCATCGAGGTGGTGGACTGGTGGAGAAGATATCCCCGAAACAGATATGCCTCCACCCTGTACATCACCGCAAAGGGCCTCAAACTCCCTGATCACGTACGTTTGGGCTCACAAACAGCCCGCTTGTTTTGCAACTCTGATGTCAATTGATGTcctattttacatttacatttagtcatttagcagatgctcttccagagcgacttacagtaagttcagggacattcccccgaggcaagtagggtgaagtgtcttgcccaaggacacaacatcagttggcatgaccgggaatcgaactggcaaccttcggattaccagcccgattccctcaccgctcagccaactgactccccttATTTTGTGTATGTTCACTTGCGATGTCACCTACGTGGCTGGTGTCATCTCTGCTCTCCATCTATTCTAACCAGAGAGTGGAGTGGATTATCTCTTTATTGACAATATAGATCATGTACCTTAATTTATAATTTGTTTCTTTTAATTTATGAACTATTAATGCATTGAATTGAGTGAAAATGTGTTAACTCAGAACAGGGTAGAGATTAGTGAAGGTGTGTTGACCCAGAGAGAAGAGGGTAGAGATGAAGGTGTGTGGGCCCTCTCCCCAGGTGGACCCCAGTATCCGCTCCATGATGGCCCTGCAGCAGGAGCGAGGGAGCACCTCCTTCAGCGAGCTCCAGAGCGAGGTCACCAGGAGAACCACCACCCAGATGATGGACAGCAAACCAGCTCAGCTGAAATGGAGCCGGGTGCCTGGCCAGGTCTGGAgtgatataaaaaatatatatatatatgtaaccaGGAAAGACCAATTGAGGTTAAAACCTCTTTTGCATGGGCGACCTGGCAAGAAGGCAAACAGGAAAATAGCATTGTGTACATAAACTATTTCAGAAAAATACCAGATAAACACAAAAGACAACAGTCACAAGTTACAGAAAAaaggtagctctccaggaacagattTGAATTTCCATGATCAATACACTCCCGTGGTTCCAAGAATCCTGTCACAAATATTGTATATGGATGTCGAATAAATTTCAGCTTCTCAGTGGGGCCGGAAACGTCCCCTCAACCCATGACGATACGCCCAGATGAAGCAAGCTCTCTCCGGCTGTATTTCCTGACAAGTTGTTCTTGCTCACCCAGGCCTGCCGCATCCCTAACAAGCCCTTGCTGGCGTTCAGAGGAGGCCAGATGGGCTGCTTGACCGTCCGCTTCTCTCATGACGGGAGAGCGCTGGCGGCTGCCTGCGCTGACCGAGATGCCTTCCCCGTAGTCGGTGAGCGGCTCTGCCCCTTTCTGCTCTCAGAGCCACGTTCAGGTAACATGAGAGTGAAGAGTCTATGGAGTCGTTGTTGAGACGTTTTGCCCTCTTTTCTTTTCAACAGTGTACGAGATTCCCTCAGGCAAAGTGCTGGCCGCCTTCAGTGGCCACCTAAGTATTGTGTACGATCTCTGCTGGTCCAGAGACGACCACAGTCTGCTGTCAGCCTCCTCAGATGGCACTGTAAGGTAcgtctggagagggaggggggggagaacagagggggagggagtggaacaggaagagaaaagagtgaggaagggagggagggaagaaaagagaagagaagaggggaaaaggagaatgAGGCAGGGATCCGAggcaaaaaagaaagagaggaggggaaagggggtggaagaggggagggcaAAGGAAGTAATAAACTCATAATGTGATACCTACAAAGCTCCTCTAGAGGGCGTTTGTGCTCTTGATATTCTTTCCAGATTTCTTTTTTAGCTCTGTTTACACATGACCTGGActgtattattttaatattaCCACCACATCTCACTATCTTATCAATTACCATGGTTCTACATGGGTATCCATGACAACCACAACACTCTCCCATGatgcatctctctttccctccctcagaATGTGGGACGTGGAGAGGCTCCAGGGCATCGCCCGGAAggttctccctcacccctcgtTCGTGTACTGCGCCCAGTACCACCCCACGGCCCAGCATCTTGTGGTAACCGGGGGTTACGACTTCCTGGTGCGGGTGTGGGGAGTGAACGTCCGGGACGTCAATGGCGTGCTGCTCCAGGAATTTGAGGGTCACAAGAGCTTTATCAATGCTCTCTGCTTCGACTCTGAAGGTGCTCGTTTCTTAGACGTGTTGGTGCTAGGCTAGCCTGGGCTAGGAATGTCACAAAGGTAGTGACAGGATTTGTTGGTGTCATCGCGTGCCGAGTGTCACCGTAACGACCCGGCTGTCCTTCCACGCAGGAACCAGGATGTTCTCCGCCGACAACGCGGGTCACATCATCGTCTGGAGGACGACGGTGGCTGACTCCTCCCACCAGCGCCCCTGCCGACACTGGCTCGTCGAGAAGGTTTGAGGAGAGACGCGTCGAACAGGCTCCGCGCGGCCCCCACCCGTTCAGTCTCTGGGTGCAGCGCTAACACACTTTCTCCCTCCAGGAGATTGGAGAGAGTGACCTCGGTGGGATTCCCATCAACACGTTACAGGTCCACCCCAACGGACGGCGCCTGCTCATCCACGCCAAGGACAGCGTTGTCAGGGTCATGGATTTGAGAGTGTAAGTATCTGTTGTGATCGATATATTATTGAGATGATCATAAATTGCGTTTGAGTACAGTGTATAGTAGGGGCTAAAAGTTGGAGAGCATATTAATGGGGGAATTGGACATTGAGAAAGCCAGAGCATTCCGAGACATCACAAGAAGCTTTTGTGCTCTAAATATTTTTTAGTCATGCTGGGATAACATGGTTCATCAGGTTTTTCACAAATGTGTGCAGTCCATGCACGCTGCCCTTAAAACAAAATAGAGGGACATGCCAAACAGTAAGATATTCTGAAATTCATGTACATTTTTACATGTACATtcaacttcccccccccccccaaatcttAAGCTGACGATTATCATGAATGATTTTTTCCAATGACATTTATAAACAATTACAAAATAGTTTCTTGACATATGATGTAAACATGGAATACAAGTGTGATGTTTGGGGTGTCTTAGGCTTGCTGTGAAGAAGTACAGTGGAGCCACCAACTACAGAGAGAGGATCCACAGCACCTTCACGCCCTGCGGCAACTTCATCTTCTCAGGCAGCGAGGACGGCATGGCCTACGTGTGGAACGCAGAGACCGGTGAGGGCACGGGGTCTACCCACCGCACAGCGGGGCAGCTGGGAACCGCAGTTCTTTCTGGGTTCTTTTCCCTGTCGAGTCCTCAGAGAGCAgtcgggtgtggtgtgtgtgtgtgtgtccaggcgacCAGGTGGCGGTGTACTCGGAGCTGTCTTACCCGACGGCGCTCCGCGGTGTGGCGTTCCACCCTCAAGAGAACATGGTGGCCTTTTGCGCCTTCGGTCAGAGCCAGCCGGTGCACGTCTACGTCTACGACCGCAAAGGTGAGTGAATAGTCATCATGCTAGTGTCAAGTATACACACTGTAATAGTCATCATGCTAGTGTCAAGTATACACACTGTAATAGTCATCATGCTAGTGTCAAGTATACACACTGTAATAGTCATCATGCTAGTGTCAAGTATACACACTGTAATAGTCATCATGCTAGTGTCAAGTATACACACTGTAATAGTCATCATGCTAGTGTCAAGTATTCACACTGTAATAGTCATCATGCTAGTGTCAAGTATACACACTGTAATAGTCATCATGCTAGTGTCAAGTATACACACTGTAATAGTCATCATGCTAGTGTCAAGTATTCACACTGTAATAGTCATCATGCTAGTGTCAAGTATTCACACTGTAATAGTCATCATGCTAgtgtcccccacccctccttaaTAATACTAGGACAATCAGAGCTATACTTCATAGACCATTGTGAGTGCTTATCAGTGagcctgtgtggttgtgtttgtgtgtgtgtagtggcccagatggaggtagagaaCCTGCAGGTCCAGAGCAGGGTGGGTTCTGCTGGGCCTGGCAGACCCTCCCTGGAGCACGCCGCCCCCCCGGACGCCACCGCCATGGAGAGCTTCGCCAGTTCGGCCCGCCTGGACCTCAAGATGCAGCGCGTCAGGGAGAAGCTTGACTCGGTTCTCGTACGTAGCCCGGCTCATTTGGTTTGGTTATTTCTGTTCAGTTTGAGCCTGAAGAAGTCCCTGTAAATCGTGTGAATGTGTTATTTGCTTTCATCACTTCACTTGGGTTGTCTTTGTCAGATAACTGGAGTGTAGGAGTCCCTGTAAATCTGATGTATGTTGTACTACCTCAGTCCACAAACCTGGATTTGGACTAACTCCTAACTAACTCCTCTCCTATGCTGACCAACAGGAGCCACATATAAACACCTCCTCCATGGGATATGTATCAGAACAAGGTACAGGAGTTACTGTAGCGGCACGCACACAGCTGAATTCTGGTAGTTGTAGTTCAACAGATTTGGGTGTGTGACTAATGCCCCTGTTGTCTTATGGAGTCCCTTTTCTCTGTTTATAGACAGAATGGGATGGTCTcagagggggcggagcctggtGTCTGACTCAGTAAGATAAAGTCTTCTGATCTCAAAATCCTGTCAACTTCAATGATAGTTACTTGAGCCACACTGATCCATAAagatcagggtttcccgcagcacttttcagttaaggcggccgcctaagcaacacacgcctgccaccTTAACTACGTtatcaaaaacaacaacaaaaataatcaTATTAATAATTTTAATACCGATTTCCGCCGTTGTccagttttctcccttccattccaaactgtgaccaacgccagtctcccttctctgcagaacgcattggaGGAAAAACTTTTtgcgcctctccccccccccccccctccccccaccaccaccaccaccaccttaactaacacatttctGCAGGGGAAACCCTGAAGATGACAGATCAGTATCTGATCGCTGTTTAAGCTGGAGATGAGAGAAGCACAGATTGATGATCAATTTGTGCCTGCCATTTAAAGATCTTTCTGTATTCTACTAATGTTCGTTAATTGAGATCTCTATAATAAGATATACTAATGTTATTATATTACACATTATATTCTATTTTATATTCTCTTGTGATGATCTAAAATCCAGATATGTTGCAGGTGGGTCTGAACACCTCCctgccgcccccctccctcctgtctcctcactcCAAGCTGCAGTTGTCGGACTCCCTGAGGGGGCAGCTCATCCACAATCGTGAGTGTCACACACACGACGACACCACACTGCTCTTCCTCTCAGACAGGCTGACCCCCCCAGGAGATACCTGCTCTGAGAAGGTTACTGGGTCaagccccccaacccccccacccggtGAAGGATACGTCTTCATCGGCTGTGTCAGCAACCTTGTGGGACTTTTGGTCTCCCGTGATTACGAATTTAGGTCAGGTTTTGACAAATGAGCTTATGTAAAGCATTCATGCAGAGCGAGGCATTTTAAATACCGAGCTAGCAAAAGGGATTTAGCTAAGATTGAACATTCCGGGTCACGAGTATAGAGGTGTGGATCTGAAGACATGTACAGCGTGCACAAGGACCAGGACGGGCCTCTTATGATCTTCACCTGTGTCCGTAGGTGGAAAGACGCACACAGAATAGTGTCTTCATATCTACAACATGTCAACTTTGTTTCTTCTTTTCCTTCTGCTTGTGTCTGAAGGAGGGTTCAGTCCGGTGGGCCCGCGTCACAGAGAGACCCGCTCTCTCAAGCGGCAGTCGGTGAGGCTTCTTATCTTCGTAGCACACTTAGTGTTCTTGCTACTTATTCTTACTACATTAGACTATCTACACTTTTCATATTCTTGAGAGGTATAACCATAGAGAGTGTAAGTAGAATTTATAGTATGCGATTGTTTACAAATGTGTCTTCTTCTTTTTAGAGTCTCTCTGATCAAACAGGTCCCATCGTACCAGCCCAGCACACGGTAAAGGATAACTGTAGCTTTGTTTTAGatttaacattttatttatgtaaTAGATGCCAGCTCATGGTTTCTTTGCTGTGGCAGATGGGTCTGCCCCATTAACTGATTCCCCTCCGGCATGAAAAGTGTCAAGTCAATCAGGATCGTTTATCTGACATGGGGCGGGTATATTATTATGACTGTACAGAGGAGAAACATTGAGGCAGTTTCCTAAACAACCAAGATGACATTTCATTGGTCTGATTGGTCGTATCTTTCTAATTCTATCTAATTGCGTCCAGAGGCATCAGTGTCCGTTGATagctttatccaaagcgacgtacaaatagAGCAGGTATTAAGTGCCTCAGATAACGACGTACTAGAAGGAACAGTGGTTAGTGCCAAGGAGCAGTCAGCGTTTTTACCAGACACAATAGCTTCATTGAGACAACATTACATCATTCCGCAAACAAGACAAGCgcaacaaacacaacagcagTATCAACAATCGTACGGTACGTACATGATTTAGATTACATGAGCTTAGTTATATTAGAGCGGGCCTCTGATCTGAATGCTCGTTTGTTCTCTCAGGTCGTCTCTCTCTATGACTACACTGCGAACCGGTCGGACGAGTTGACTGTGCTTCGTGGTGATGTCATCCACGTGCTCTACAAGGACAACGATAACTGGTGGTTCGGTCGTCTAGCCAATGGACAGCAGGGATATTTTCCAGCTACCTATGTGGCAGAGGAAGGTAAATAAATGTGACAAAAAACgcaaatattgtaaatatttGATTATATTTCAATTGAAACAGTCTTTTCAGTTTTTACAACAGGAAGTGTCTGAGATGCTCAGGTGTTTTCTTGCTCTTGTTTCTCCTCCAGGAGACGTCAACGAGGACGTGTCCCAGACCCTGGAGGCCCAGTCGGCTCTGTCCGAACGCACAGAGCTTTCAGCAGAGAGGTCAACACCCACCAAGGTGACCCACGGGACAGGACGCAGCCTCCATCTGTTTTAATCATTCTGATATATGTCTGGGAAGTGGCTGGAGTTTCTTTTTCGGTGTTCACCCTGTTCTCCAGACCCTTTGTCCCTTC encodes the following:
- the ahi1 gene encoding jouberin isoform X2, producing MPAGESEARAKTRARFDEVFKKYTDLPSERKKVKKRNPQPPESIVLQTLRKDLDLEKDTEDNETILQNTYHPDQGSARFTKNKRREREVVEKVNLNNNGNQEDAQPPKGKRKSRRELPPLPRSPEDTSSHIIRIDQDDLATNAKGSEAKPCVEADDVEKGPKRKSNKGRRKADEEVAAESREVEAADELIQEYQQQIAQEEERAVGKSRKSIPASQGVALNNEVGKKKKKKLRPLDTERDASAASDLQHSQADEATELRTSVEKTSNTRSQDEDRETNPKADSILTQSKGKKKKKKKQVVREESDTEVEVPRGSAFDDSLVLGIYIHRADRLKTSLLVSHPMVKIHVIDEITGQYVKKEDSHRPVSSFYEQENVDHILPIMTQPFDFKKNKSTIPEWEEQIVFNERFGYFLQNDDESPRVMLFFEVLDFLTMEEARANVDVDKHEQGFRKIAWAFLKLVGTNGVLNIDSKLRLQLYCPPPRARRQPQTIEVVDWWRRYPRNRYASTLYITAKGLKLPDHVDPSIRSMMALQQERGSTSFSELQSEVTRRTTTQMMDSKPAQLKWSRVPGQACRIPNKPLLAFRGGQMGCLTVRFSHDGRALAAACADRDAFPVVVYEIPSGKVLAAFSGHLSIVYDLCWSRDDHSLLSASSDGTVRMWDVERLQGIARKVLPHPSFVYCAQYHPTAQHLVVTGGYDFLVRVWGVNVRDVNGVLLQEFEGHKSFINALCFDSEGTRMFSADNAGHIIVWRTTVADSSHQRPCRHWLVEKEIGESDLGGIPINTLQVHPNGRRLLIHAKDSVVRVMDLRVLAVKKYSGATNYRERIHSTFTPCGNFIFSGSEDGMAYVWNAETGDQVAVYSELSYPTALRGVAFHPQENMVAFCAFGQSQPVHVYVYDRKVAQMEVENLQVQSRVGSAGPGRPSLEHAAPPDATAMESFASSARLDLKMQRVREKLDSVLEPHINTSSMGYVSEQGGSEHLPAAPLPPVSSLQAAVVGLPEGAAHPQSRVQSGGPASQRDPLSQAAVESL
- the ahi1 gene encoding jouberin isoform X1, whose amino-acid sequence is MPAGESEARAKTRARFDEVFKKYTDLPSERKKVKKRNPQPPESIVLQTLRKDLDLEKDTEDNETILQNTYHPDQGSARFTKNKRREREVVEKVNLNNNGNQEDAQPPKGKRKSRRELPPLPRSPEDTSSHIIRIDQDDLATNAKGSEAKPCVEADDVEKGPKRKSNKGRRKADEEVAAESREVEAADELIQEYQQQIAQEEERAVGKSRKSIPASQGVALNNEVGKKKKKKLRPLDTERDASAASDLQHSQADEATELRTSVEKTSNTRSQDEDRETNPKADSILTQSKGKKKKKKKQVVREESDTEVEVPRGSAFDDSLVLGIYIHRADRLKTSLLVSHPMVKIHVIDEITGQYVKKEDSHRPVSSFYEQENVDHILPIMTQPFDFKKNKSTIPEWEEQIVFNERFGYFLQNDDESPRVMLFFEVLDFLTMEEARANVDVDKHEQGFRKIAWAFLKLVGTNGVLNIDSKLRLQLYCPPPRARRQPQTIEVVDWWRRYPRNRYASTLYITAKGLKLPDHVDPSIRSMMALQQERGSTSFSELQSEVTRRTTTQMMDSKPAQLKWSRVPGQACRIPNKPLLAFRGGQMGCLTVRFSHDGRALAAACADRDAFPVVVYEIPSGKVLAAFSGHLSIVYDLCWSRDDHSLLSASSDGTVRMWDVERLQGIARKVLPHPSFVYCAQYHPTAQHLVVTGGYDFLVRVWGVNVRDVNGVLLQEFEGHKSFINALCFDSEGTRMFSADNAGHIIVWRTTVADSSHQRPCRHWLVEKEIGESDLGGIPINTLQVHPNGRRLLIHAKDSVVRVMDLRVLAVKKYSGATNYRERIHSTFTPCGNFIFSGSEDGMAYVWNAETGDQVAVYSELSYPTALRGVAFHPQENMVAFCAFGQSQPVHVYVYDRKVAQMEVENLQVQSRVGSAGPGRPSLEHAAPPDATAMESFASSARLDLKMQRVREKLDSVLEPHINTSSMGYVSEQDRMGWSQRGRSLVSDSVGLNTSLPPPSLLSPHSKLQLSDSLRGQLIHNRGFSPVGPRHRETRSLKRQSSLSDQTGPIVPAQHTVVSLYDYTANRSDELTVLRGDVIHVLYKDNDNWWFGRLANGQQGYFPATYVAEEGDVNEDVSQTLEAQSALSERTELSAERSTPTKVSAIISASGELKFISEQDTDPELPVPKTRKKKKKARKLEVQSQATSSDPEAAGTASTRGTARPLPRRPGPSTGQANSAFEPDP